The Aspergillus luchuensis IFO 4308 DNA, chromosome 7, nearly complete sequence genome has a segment encoding these proteins:
- a CDS encoding aldo/keto reductase family protein (COG:C;~EggNog:ENOG410PFVQ;~InterPro:IPR018170,IPR020471,IPR036812,IPR023210;~PFAM:PF00248;~go_function: GO:0016491 - oxidoreductase activity [Evidence IEA];~go_process: GO:0055114 - oxidation-reduction process [Evidence IEA]), which produces MALGRTFKLNTGYDMPAVGLGTWQSKKDEVRDAVIAALKCGYRHIDAAAVYGNEQEVGDGIRQSGVSRKDIFLTSKLWNTHHHPENVEEAVDKSLADLQTDYLDLYLIHWPVAFRYSTTTIQPVNEQTGLIDVVDVPIKDTWAAMEKLVEKGKVRSIGVSNFTREKIEELLKTAKITPAVNQIEAHPFLQQKDLLEWSTQKGIVIAGYSPLGNNIYNIPRAVDDPLVIQTAKKLNKTPAQVLISWAVQRGTVVLPKSVTPERIESNFQDFILPDDAFSTIQSLERHQRMNFPARIGVDIFSEVGEESVRKSALAWAEEQRVLKAKA; this is translated from the exons ATGGCATTAGGTCGCACTTTCAAGCTCAACACGGGCTACGACATGCCTGCCGTTGGCCTCGGAACATGG CAATCGAAAAAAGACGAAGTCCGCGACGCCGTCATCGCAGCCTTGAAATGCGGCTACCGGCACATCGACGCGGCAGCAGTGTACGGCAACGAACAGGAAGTGGGTGATGGGATCAGACAGTCTGGGGTTTCGCGGAAGGACATTTTC CTTACCAGCAAGCTATGgaacacccaccaccacccggaGAACGTCGAAGAGGCTGTGGATAAATCGCTCGCTGATTTGCAGACCGATTATCTTGATCTGTATCTT ATCCACTGGCCTGTCGCTTTCAGATACTCAACAACCACTATCCAGCCCGTTAATGAACAAACGGGTCTGATCGATGTCGTGGATGTTCCGATCAAGGATACATGGGCTGCTATGGAGAAGCTAGTCGAGAAGGGGAAAGTTCGCTCAATCGGAGTGAGCAACTTTACTCGCGAGAAGATTGAGGAGTTGTTGAAAAC AGCGAAGATAACCCCCGCAGTCAACCAGATCGAAGCTCACCCGTTTCTTCAGCAGAAGGACCTGCTAGAGTGGTCGACACAGAAG GGCATCGTGATAGCAGGCTACTCACCGCTAGGCAACAACATCTACAACATTCCCCG CGCCGTCGACGACCCCCTCGTCATCCAAACAGCCAAGAAACTAAACAAAACCCCCGCACAAGTCCTGATCAGCTGGGCCGTGCAGCGCGGAACAGTCGTGCTTCCCAAATCCGTGACCCCAGAGAGAATCGAGAGTAACTTCCAAG ATTTCATCCTCCCCGACGACGCATTCTCGACTATCCAGTCACTGGAGCGACATCAGAGAATGAATTTCCCGGCTAGAATTGGAGTGGATATCTTCTCGGAGGTAGGTGAGGAGAGTGTGAGGAAGAGTGCGCTTGCTTGGGCGGAGGAGCAGAGGGTGTTGAAGGCGAAGGCTTAG
- a CDS encoding NAD(P)-dependent alcohol dehydrogenase (COG:Q;~EggNog:ENOG410PVDZ;~InterPro:IPR013154,IPR013149,IPR002328,IPR036291, IPR011032,IPR020843;~PFAM:PF00107,PF08240,PF16912;~go_function: GO:0008270 - zinc ion binding [Evidence IEA];~go_function: GO:0016491 - oxidoreductase activity [Evidence IEA];~go_process: GO:0055114 - oxidation-reduction process [Evidence IEA]), with amino-acid sequence MNTNMPTPQLSVNRALVLHPGGTFTYSEREIPTIESDRDVLVRVVATGLCGSDIHYWQHGKLGRYEVTQPLVLGHESSGVIVATGSNVDGLKVNDRVALEPGISCNVCSYCRSGRYNLCTSMQFAATPPVNGTLCTYYRVPAQCCYKLPDTISFRDGALVEPLSVAVHACRLGGDMQNRSVVVFGAGPVGLLCCAVAAAFGASTVVAVDVVEERLECAPRYGATHTYRMQTAQNEGDSSNEAQIRALAGVPEGVDVVLDASGAEACLACGIGILASGGTFVQVGLGKPTVAFPVGMVCDKEIAFKGSFRYGPGDYKLAIGLLSSGRVRVDGLVTHEFDFEKAEGAFKNVVARKGIKSVIYGPSVDSRMRIA; translated from the exons ATGAATACCAATATGCCGACACCGCAGCTATCGGTAAATCGTGCGTTGGTCCTGCACCCGGGCGGCACTTTCACCTACTCTGAGCGCGAGATTCCGACTATAGAATCCGATCGGGATGTTCTTGTCCGCGTGGTAGCCACCGGTCTCTGTGGTTCAGAT ATCCATTACTGGCAGCATGGAAAGCTCGGTCGATACGAAGTCACCCAGCCCCTTGTTCTCGGCCACGAGTCCTCCGGCGTGATCGTGGCCACCGGCAGCAATGTCGATGGACTGAAAGTCAACGACCGTGTAGCCCTGGAGCCTGGAATCTCCTGCAACGTCTGCTCGTACTGTCGCAGTGGCAGATACAATCTCTGCACGTCCATGCAGTTTGCTGCCACACCCCCTGTCAACGGTACCCTATGCACCTATTATCGGGTTCCCGCTCAATGCTGCTATAAACTGCCTGACACGATCTCCTTTCGTGATGGTGCGCTGGTCGAACCCTTGAGTGTCGCCGTACATGCCTGTCGTTTGGGAGGCGACATGCAAAATCGCagtgtggtggtgtttggtgCTGGACCGGTCGGATTACTTTGCTGTGCCGTGGCTGCTGCGTTCGGAGCTAGTACGGTGGTAgctgttgatgttgtggaggagAGACTAGAATGTGCGCCTCGTTATGGCGCAACGCATACTTATCGGATGCAGACAGCCCAGAATGAGGGGGATAGTAGTAATGAAGCGCAAATTCGTGCTCTCGCGGGTGTACCTGAGGGCGTTGATGTTGTTCTTGATGCCTCAGGGGCAGAAGCCTGTCTGGCATGCGGGATTGGTATCCTCGCATCTGGAGGTACCTTTGTGCAGGTTGGACTAGGAAAGCCCACTGTGGCCTTCCCGGTGGGAATGGTCTGCGATAAGGAGATCGCCTTCAAGGGGAGTTTTCGGTATGGGCCGGGCGACTATAAGTTGGCTATTGGACTGCTGAGTTCTGGGCGCGTCCGGGTTGATGGCTTGGTGACGCATGAGTTTGACTTTGAGAAGGCGGAAGGGGCGTTCAAGAATGTTGTGGCAAGGAAAGGGATCAAGAGTGTTATATATGGACCATCGGTTGATAGCCGTATGCGGATAGCATGA
- the ERG20_2 gene encoding FPP/GGPP synthase family protein (COG:H;~EggNog:ENOG410PFX3;~InterPro:IPR033749,IPR039702,IPR008949,IPR000092;~PFAM:PF00348;~go_function: GO:0016765 - transferase activity, transferring alkyl or aryl (other than methyl) groups [Evidence IEA];~go_process: GO:0008299 - isoprenoid biosynthetic process [Evidence IEA]), with product MAFTVDRSKFDAVLAELVENVKEHFASKGASHEVITYVEKCFYENSTNGKMIRGLSVPQTGLSTLNRPTTEQEFRDLCILGWLVETLQAYLLMHDDIMDNSSTRRGKPCWYRRASVGMKAVNDGDILKSSIFFLLKLHFQKHPAYLKMMETFHEVAFMSEIGQECDGIASDARRIEEWTMAEYENLCNLKAGHYTFYLSVLLALQYLQLDTPLNVQQIRDVLIPLGGFYQSQNDYLDIFGDHRLTGKIGTDIQENKCSWVIIQALRMCSTEQRRILLGNYGQPSRDSAMKCQRIFELLPLREEYRSTEDRVLGRLEVSICNLDESEGLRKGIFDILFHCVRGVTRKQAPY from the exons ATGGCCTTTACGGTTGATCGCAGTAAGTTTGACGCTGTCCTCGCGGAGCTCGTCGAAAATGTTAAGGAACATTTTGCCTCGAAAGGAGCATCTCATGAAGTGATCACTTACGTCGAGAAG TGCTTCTATGAGAATTCAACGAACGGCAAAATGATCCGCGGGCTCTCTGTCCCCCAAACGGGCCTGTCGACCTTGAACCGCCCTACAACCGAGCAAGAGTTTCGCGACCTCTGTATACTCGGGTGGCTTGTTGAGACACTTCAGGCGTATTTGTTGATGCATGACGATATCATGGATAACTCATCAACTCGCAGGGGCAAGCCGTGCTGGTATCGACGCGCATCAGTCGGGATGAAGGCAGTAAACGACGGTGATATACTAAAGTCATcaattttcttccttctaaAACTACATTTCCAAAAACACCCAGCATATTTGAAAATGATGGAAACTTTCCACGAAGTTGCGTTTATGAGTGAGATCGGCCAAGAATGTGACGGTATCGCTTCCGACGCACGGAGAATTGAGGAATGGACCATGGCAGAGTATGAGAATCTATGCAACTTGAAGGCAGGACATTATACCTTTTACTTATCAGTTCTTCTCGCTTTGCAATATCTTCAACTCGATACGCCCCTCAATGTCCAACAAATCCGGGATGTGCTTATCCCGCTGGGCGGCTTTTACCAATCCCAAAATGACTATCTTGACATCTTTGGTGACCACCGTCTGACCGGGAAGATTGGCACCGACATACAGGAGAATAAGTGCTCCTGGGTTATTATCCAGGCATTGCGGATGTGTTCTACCGAACAGCGGCGTATCCTGCTTGGGAATTACGGTCAGCCAAGTCGAGATTCGGCGATGAAATGCCAGCGGATCTTCGAACTTCTGCCTCTGAGAGAGGAGTATAGGTCAACGGAAGACCGTGTCTTGGGCAGGCTGGAAGTTAGTATATGCAACTTGGATGAGAGCGAGGGCTTGAGAAAAGGCATTTTTGACATTCTTTTTCACTGTGTTCGTGGAGTGACAAGGAAGCAAGCACCCTATTGA
- a CDS encoding NAD(P)-dependent alcohol dehydrogenase (COG:Q;~EggNog:ENOG410PJR0;~InterPro:IPR013154,IPR013149,IPR002328,IPR036291, IPR011032,IPR020843;~PFAM:PF00107,PF08240;~go_function: GO:0008270 - zinc ion binding [Evidence IEA];~go_function: GO:0016491 - oxidoreductase activity [Evidence IEA];~go_process: GO:0055114 - oxidation-reduction process [Evidence IEA]) has translation MEILQQKPTNYAIHTSPANDLRLVECEIPKIAPTECLVHVRATGICGSDVHFWKHGHIGPMIVTGDNGLGHESAGVVLQVGEAVTRFKPGDRVALECGVPCSKPTCDFCRTGLYHACPDVVFFSTPPHHGTLRRYHAHPEAWLHKIPDHVSFEEGSLLEPLTVALAGIDRSGLRLADPLVICGAGPIGLVTLLAANAAGAEPIVITDLDENRLAKAKELVPRVRPVKVEKGESSADLGQRIISELGQEAKLVMECTGVESSVHAGIYATRFGGTVFVIGVGKDFQNIPFMHMSAKEINLKFQYRYHDIYPKSIALVAAGMIDLKPLVSHRYKLEEGLQAFDTASNPRSGAIKVQILDD, from the exons ATGGAGATCCTTCAACAAAAACCTACCAACTACGCCATCCACACCAGCCCAGCCAACGACCTGCGGTTAGTGGAATGCGAAATCCCCAAGATCGCACCGACCGAGTGCCTAGTGCACGTTCGCGCGACCGGCATCTGTGGCTCTGATGTGCACTTCTGGAAACATGGCCATATCGGGCCCATGATCGTGACGGGCGACAACGGTTTGGGGCACGAGAGTGCCGGCGTGGTACTGCAAGTCGGCGAGGCTGTTACACGCTTCAAGCCTG GTGACCGCGTCGCCCTCGAATGCGGCGTCCCCTGCTCCAAACCCACCTGCGACTTCTGCCGAACAGGCCTCTACCACGCCTGTCCGGAcgtggtcttcttctccacaccCCCGCACCATGGTACCCTTCGCAGATACCACGCCCACCCTGAGGCGTGGCTCCACAAGATTCCCGACCACGTTTCCTTCGAAGAGGGTTCTCTCCTCGAGCCACTGACCGTCGCGCTGGCGGGTATAGATCGCTCTGGATTACGACTCGCCGATCCACTCGTTATCTGCGGAGCAGGACCCATTGGTCTGGTCACTCTACTCGCCGCTAACGCCGCTGGCGCTGAGcccatcgtcatcactgACCTCGATGAGAACCGTCTCGCGAAAGCAAAGGAGCTGGTTCCCCGCGTCCGACCAGTCAAGGTAGAGAAGGGCGAGAGCTCGGCGGATCTTGGTCAACGGATTATCTCTGAGCTGGGACAGGAAGCGAAGCTTGTGATGGAGTGTACGGGTGTGGAGAGTAGTGTGCATGCGGGTATCTAT GCAACCCGCTTCGGAGGCACAGTGTTCGTGATCGGAGTCGGAAAAGACTTCCAGAACATCCCGTTCATGCACATGTCCGCCAAGGAAATCAACCTCAAATTCCAGTACCGGTACCATGATATCTACCCCAAGTCGATTGCTCTGGTCGCTGCGGGTATGATTGATCTCAAGCCGCTGGTGTCGCATCGGTATaagttggaggagggtttgCAGGCGTTTGATACGGCTAGTAACCCTCGTTCGGGGGCGATTAAGGTGCAGATTTTGGAtgattaa
- a CDS encoding uncharacterized protein (TransMembrane:2 (o69-88i122-141o)), which translates to MLLRYPVAPEAPLLYAPNWELRSSPYHGPKHYYRPGHCDYSVCRAPGSIQSEPMEACFNTFSRSDKLEIFILIFALYLLLITLGDSYGKITTMDIGDLFHCPTAWDIILWEARKIARKSIRILYYFSDNGIIYTRSIFFLLEEL; encoded by the coding sequence ATGCTTCTCCGCTACCCTGTGGCACCTGAAGCACCCCTTCTATATGCGCCGAATTGGGAGTTGCGCAGCTCTCCATACCATGGACCAAAGCATTACTATCGACCTGGTCACTGCGACTATAGCGTGTGCCGAGCACCAGGATCTATACAGTCGGAACCTATGGAGGCATGCTTCAACACCTTTAGCCGTTCCGACAAACTTGaaatcttcatcctcattttTGCGTTATATCTGCTTCTCATCACCCTGGGGGATTCATACGGGAAAATAACTACTATGGATATTGGCGATCTCTTCCACTGCCCCACAGCGTGGGATATTATCCTATGGGAAGCTCGGAAAATAGCCCGGAAAAGCATCCGGATACTCTACTACTTTTCCGACAACGGCATTATTTATACGCGATCTatattcttccttctcgaaGAATTGTAA
- a CDS encoding SDR family NAD(P)-dependent oxidoreductase (COG:Q;~EggNog:ENOG410PVJF;~InterPro:IPR002347,IPR036291,IPR020904;~PFAM:PF00106,PF13561,PF08659,PF01370;~go_function: GO:0016491 - oxidoreductase activity [Evidence IEA];~go_process: GO:0055114 - oxidation-reduction process [Evidence IEA]), translating into MSLEGKVAIVTGGARGIGAGIVRSLSEQGAKVAFNYVSPSSHEAANALIESLRQDNHEAVAVQADITDPNAPKVIIQAALDAFQTDRVDILVNNAGAGDNRPLEEVTMESYMHLMDVNVRAVVFMTQAILPYIPRGGRIINLSSISSRGGYATQSVYAASKAAVEGLTRVWATELGHKYGVTVNAVNPGPVDTDMYQAAGEVHLKRMEEQNKKVPAGQRCGTVQDIGDIVSFLAEERSRWVTGDVICANGGMLYI; encoded by the exons ATGTCTCTCGAAGGAAAAGTTGCGATTGTCACTGGCGGAGCGCGCGGAATCGGCGCCGGCATCGTCCGCAGTTTAAGTGAACAGGGTGCAAAG GTGGCATTCAACTACGTCTCCCCATCTTCGCACGAAGCCGCAAATGCGCTTATCGAATCGCTCCGGCAAGACAACCATGAAGCCGTTGCAGTTCAAGCCGACATCACCGACCCAAATGCCCCGAAGGTGATCATACAAGCAGCACTTGATGCCTTCCAGACAGACCGAGTTGATATCCTTGTGAACAACGCAGGCGCGGGTGATAACCGGCCGCTGGAAGAAGTTACCATGGAAAGCTACATGCACCTGATGGACGTCAACGTGCGAGCGGTGGTCTTCATGACACAGGCTATACTTCCATACATACCCCGCGGCGGTCGAATTATCAATTTGTCGTCTATATCTTCTAGGGGCGGTTATGCCACCCAGTCTGTGTATGCAGCTAGTAAAGCAGCAGTGGAGGGTCTCACACGGGTGTGGGCAACAGAACTTGGTCACAAATACGGAGTAACCGTGAATGCGGTCAATCCCGGCCCCGTTGATACAGATATGTATCAGGCAGCTGGAGAAGTGCATTTGAAGCGGATGGAGgagcagaacaagaaggtcCCGGCTGGGCAGCGATGTGGAACCGTGCAAGATATCGGGGACATTGTGTCGTTCTTGGCTGAAGAGAGGTCCCGATGGGTGACGGGAGATGTGATATGCGCTAATGGTGGGATGCTGTATATTTAA
- a CDS encoding uncharacterized protein (COG:S;~EggNog:ENOG410PKYM;~InterPro:IPR000560,IPR029033;~PFAM:PF00328;~SECRETED:SignalP(1-25);~TransMembrane:1 (n10-21c25/26o430-453i)), whose amino-acid sequence MRTSSQSSGLCLALMAMSLALPASAEKVLGAYIFARHGDRTAKVLKDTELTDLGYREVYTTGTYWRSRYIDSDSSLQIQNISENIVKLSQISASTPSDDVLQNSATGFLQGVYPPVGSSANETLADGTVVDSPLDGYQLIPLSMTDSGSNSEDTTWLQSATNCQNAEVSSNNYYSSSLYNSLLNSTTDFYQSLSSLLNSAFSESAMSFKNAYTIFDYLNVGSIHNTTNVPTAEQLHQAFLLANIEQYNLAYNSSEPVRAVAGAMLAGDVLQGLNKTITSKGKTKLNIQFGSYGTFLSYFGLAQLPAADVNFTGIPDYASSMAWELVTNSTSSEFPSTSDISVRFVFHNGTLNESKNDSPTEYPLYGRSSATIPWSDFERLSTKIAVTSQSQWCQACGNTDGQCASYSTSSNTTSTSTPQQKSSSGISRPVAGVIGAMVTLAVILGAEALLLLVGGFRITKKGAVAQNAAADEEDKTS is encoded by the coding sequence ATGCGCACTTCTTCGCAATCTTCTGGTCTCTGTCTGGCCTTGATGGCCATGTCTCTGGCCCTTCCAGCGTCTGCTGAGAAGGTGCTAGGTGCTTACATCTTTGCTCGGCATGGAGACCGCACGGCTAAGGTGCTGAAGGACACGGAGTTGACCGATCTGGGTTACCGTGAGGTCTATACCACTGGTACCTACTGGCGGAGCCGTTACATCGATTCGGACTCCTCTCTGCAGATCCAGAATATCAGTGAAAACATCGTCAAGCTGAGCCAGATCAgtgcctccaccccctctgACGATGTGCTGCAAAATTCTGCCACAGGATTTTTGCAAGGAGTCTATCCGCCTGTCGGCTCGTCAGCCAACGAGACCTTGGCTGATGGAACAGTCGTCGACTCTCCCCTGGATGGGTACCAGCTGATCCCCCTATCCATGACAGACTCGGGATCAAACAGCGAGGACACCACCTGGCTGCAGAGTGCGACCAATTGCCAGAATGCGGAagtcagcagcaacaactactacagcTCGTCATTGTATAATTCACTTCTTAATTCTACCACCGATTTCTATCAATCGCTTTCGTCGCTATTGAACAGTGCCTTCTCCGAATCTGCAATGAGCTTCAAGAATGCCTACACCATTTTTGACTATCTCAATGTCGGTTCCATTCACAATACCACCAATGTCCCAACAGCAGAGCAGCTCCACCAGGCCTTCCTGCTGGCTAACATTGAACAATACAACCTAGCTTACAACTCGTCTGAGCCCGTCCGTGCCGTAGCAGGTGCCATGCTGGCAGGTGACGTTCTCCAGGGCTTGAACAAGACGATTACATCCAAGGGAAAAACCAAGCTGAATATTCAGTTCGGCTCCTACGGcaccttcctctcctacTTTGGTCTGGCACAACTCCCTGCTGCGGATGTCAACTTCACTGGAATTCCTGACTATGCTTCCTCTATGGCATGGGAACTGGTGACGAACTCAACTTCAAGTGAatttccttccacttccgacATCAGTGTGCGATTCGTCTTCCATAATGGGACACTCAATGAGTCAAAGAACGATAGCCCTACTGAGTACCCACTTTACGGCCGGTCAAGTGCCACCATTCCCTGGTCCGACTTTGAGCGTCTGAGCACGAAGATTGCCGTCACATCGCAGTCGCAGTGGTGCCAGGCATGTGGTAACACCGATGGTCAATGTGCGTCTTACTCGACCAGCTCCAACACTACCTCTACTTCTACGCCTCAGCAGAAGTCAAGCAGTGGTATCTCCCGGCCGGTAGCGGGTGTTATCGGTGCAATGGTAACTTTGGCGGTCATTCTTGGTGCAGAggcgctcctccttctcgtgGGAGGATTCCGCATTACCAAGAAAGGCGCAGTTGCACAGAACGCAGctgccgacgaggaagacaagACCTCTTAG
- a CDS encoding uncharacterized protein (COG:G;~EggNog:ENOG410QDYM;~InterPro:IPR020846,IPR011701,IPR036259;~PFAM:PF07690;~TransMembrane:12 (i50-66o86-106i118-135o147-167i174-201o207-225i282-304o316-340i361-381o393-418i430-448o460-481i);~go_function: GO:0022857 - transmembrane transporter activity [Evidence IEA];~go_process: GO:0055085 - transmembrane transport [Evidence IEA]), with the protein MSAPSTGCHRKAASQQPTCDEIESASRPKTLTEADCYSELGFSFPSYKKWTVIIVIFLVQTSMNFNTSLYSNAISGISEEFNVSKQAARCGAMIFLILYAFGCELWAPWSEEMGRKPILQLSLFLVNIWQIPVGIAPNFATIMVGRALGGICTAGGSVTLGMIADLWEPDDQQYAVACVVFSSVGGSVLGPVVGGFVEAYLPWRWNIWIQLIFGGFVQLAHLILVPETRTSVLIDKIAKRRREKGENVYGPTELIPLKDRFSGKEIVGTWLRPFHMLLTEPIVLCLSLLSGFTDALIFIFIQSFGLVYAQWNFSTVAVGLSFLPIMIGYIITWIMVIPVIKRNIHERRSKPNDERAQYESRLWWLLYTAPCLPIGLIGFAWTSLPQTHWIGSMFFSALVGIANFSIFMATIDYMICAYGPYSASATGGNGWARDFLAGVLTVPATPFYENIGGDYHLEYASTILFCISIFLVATVYVVYFYGPTLRKRSPFAQKLLHARTDIHATMEHRK; encoded by the exons ATGTCGGCTCCCTCAACTGGTTGCCACCGAAAGGCTGCCTCTCAGCAGCCTACGTGTGACGAGATCGAATCCGCATCACGCCCAAAGACCCTCACCGAAGCCGATTGCTACTCAGAACTTGGATTTTCGTTCCCATCTTATAAGAAATGGACGGTAATCATCGTCATATTTCTCGTGCAGACATCCATGAATTTTAATACCAGTCTTTACTCCAACGCCATATCCGGAATCTCCGAAGAATTCAACGTGAGCAAGCAGGCGGCTCGTTGCGGTGCAATGATCTTTCTCATATTATATGCCTTCGGGTGTGAGCTCTGGGCACCCTGGAGCGAAGAGATGGGTCGGAAACCTATCCTGCAACTGAGCCTATTCCTGGTCAACATATGGCAAATACCAGTCGGTATTGCTCCTAACTTTGCTACCATCATGGTTGGCCGGGCCCTTGGTGGCATCTGTACAGCCGGTGGCTCCGTGACGTTGGGAATGATAGCAGATCTATGGGAGCCTGATGACCAGCAGTACGCAGTAGCATGCGTGGTTTTTTCGTCAGTTGGTGGATCAGTACTTGGCCCTGTGGTTGGGGGTTTCGTGGAAGCATACCTCCCGTGGCGATGGAACATCTGGATTCAGCTTATCTTCGGTGGCTTCGTCCAGCTGGCTCATTTGATCCTCGTTCCGGAAACAAGAACTTCGGTCTTGATTGACAAAATCGCCAAGCGGcggagagaaaagggggagAATGTGTACGGCCCGACCGAATTGATACCTCTCAAGGACCGCTTTTCAGGGAAGGAGATTGTTGGGACCTGGCTTCGACCCTTCCACATGCTGCTCACTGAACCCATCGTGCTGTGTCTCTCCCTGCTAAGTGGATTTACTGATGCTCTGATCTTCATATTCATTCAGTCCTTCGGGCTCGTATACGCACAATGGAACTTCAGTACCGTTGCTGTTggcctctccttccttcccatcatgATAGGCTACATTATCACCTGGATCATGGTCATCCCAGTGATCAAACGCAACATCCACGAACGTCGCAGCAAGCCCAACGACGAGAGGGCCCAATACGAATCTCGACTCTGGTGGCTTCTTTACACTGCCCCGTGTCTTCCCATTGGACTTATTGGCTTCGCATGGACGAGTCTTCCGCAGACACATTGGATTGGCAGCATGTTCTTTTCAGCTTTGGTCGGAATTGCCAACTTTAGCATTTTCATGGCCACCATCGACTACATGATTTGTGCTTATGGCCCCTACTCCGCGTCTGCTACGGGAGGTAATGGGTGGGCTAGAGATTTTTTGGCTGGTGTATTGACTGTACCTGCGACGCCCTTTTATGAGA ATATTGGTGGAGACTATCATTTGGAATATGCGTCGACAATCCTAT TCTGCATATCCATATTCCTTGTCGCGACGGTATATGTCGTCTACTTCTATGGACCTACCCTTCGCAAACGATCACCATTCGCCCAGAAGTTATTGCACGCTAGGACAGACATACACGCAACAATGGAACACAGAAAGTAG